The following proteins are encoded in a genomic region of Colletotrichum higginsianum IMI 349063 chromosome 9, whole genome shotgun sequence:
- a CDS encoding Acyltransferase, whose protein sequence is MEKFSQFRDKGSGISPFIPVKTGLSPVSSVFHTFLFCVRLPIFLTYAAAYFLLLQHLPFLPVAVRKVLLWGMMGIPGIWWIDLQLDGVRRGTLAEQPPQRFPHPGSVIAANFTSPIDALYLAAIFDPIFTISYPNTRAVERVSLLRAVLYALSPVRFAPPPGGSARLTDLAALLRKYPDRVVAVFPEGGTTNGKGVLPFTPSLLALGPDVHIFPVSIRYTPADITTPVPGRWFKFLWDLLSRPTTCIRVRVAESILNSAAAQTNGVSSSVVADSAATQRRIGGADPSLSIEEQRVLDKVGEALARLCRNKRVGLTLRDKEAFIEAWNGRK, encoded by the exons ATGGAGAAGTTCAGTCAGTTCCGCGAcaaag GCTCGGGCATCTCGCCCTTCATCCCCGTCAAGACGGGCCTCTCCCCCgtctcctccgtcttccaCACGTTCCTATTTTGCGTCCGCCTCCCCATCTTCCTCACCTATGCCGCCGCCTACTTCCTCCTGCTCCAGcacctccccttcctccccgtcgccgtccgcaAGGTCCTGCTCTGGGGAATGATGGGTATCCCCGGCATCTGGTGGATCGACCTCCAGCTTGACGGCGTCCGCCGGGGGACCCTCGCCGAGCAGCCCCCGCAGCGCTTCCCGCACCCGGgctccgtcatcgccgccaacttCACCTCCCCCATCGATGCTCTCtacctcgccgccatcttcgaCCCCATCTTCACCATCTCCTACCCCAACacccgcgccgtcgagcgcgtctccctcctccgcgccgTCCTCTACGCCCTCTCGCCCGTCCGCTTCGCGCCCCCgcccggcggcagcgcccgCCTCACCGACCTCGCCGCACTCCTACGAAAGTACCCCgaccgcgtcgtcgccgtcttccccgAGGGGGGCACCACTAACGGAAAGGGCGTCCTGCCCTTCACCCCgtccctcctcgccctcggcccgGACGTCCACATCTTCCCCGTCAGCATCCGCTACACCCCGGCCGACATCACCACCCCCGTCCCCGGCCGCTGGTTCAAGTTTCTCTGGGATCTGCTCTCCCGCCCGACTACATGCATCCGCGTCCGTGTCGCCGAGAGCATCCTTaactccgccgccgcccagacCAACGGCGTatcgtcgtccgtcgtcgccgacagCGCCGCCACCCAACGCCGCATCGGCGGAGCCGACCCTTCGCTGTCGATCGAGGAACAAAGGGTGCTGGAcaaggtcggcgaggcgctggCCAGGCTGTGCCGCAACAAGCGCGTTGGCCTGACGCTGCGGGACAAGGAAGCCTTCATCGAGGCATGGAACGGCCGCAAATAG
- a CDS encoding Kinesin-like protein: MDTAENTQHHFRSSVIRPQSNLPRPGTISSGLGLSEMSESQNNARAHPSLIPPPASKVGSLNSAMKRDVPKPGWFFLPERRWEWWRLLTVPPPAELPALKHQKSLAERAGEYPTRSLYNPFPLRTSSPERHVESTEMMASVSNTPFAIDLRVDALRIVLWIAVHVLRSAWHTLRAVFRSVPRPSMLQKLLVAFSLHWNRDDSEESHSRMSTLNRPRSRPRSPSSASGPTYLRSVSGRLQLWLGLRSDHDHSSGGVQLLLDTVMHQNESYWTINCDDDDDKTAETGDRDDLRCLKDPNNIRPRNAPPTSRYNAPSGFSASVGPRGHERSKSSLAHARSVNGQPRTRNANPQARPRTAYGHRSEEEFDGPIEQKHGTNLHSQRLNFLRPLEFQPSKIRLVKSTSQMNSQREVSLSSRFGALSIKDDTSTALAQDEDQAVFSQLDSFSSVSTGTSTAHVGNVTVRASRRPLSNPPDLSPKKRQASHMTDPVTPSPDFKRARAVMERLEETIMTIRDSRSPARSPSPSWDVEGRVAELDSQFKQVKESMNVMLSDKELMDERVEMYKKRISELEAERDKLEDRNGNLQNEISSLREQMQTLTIESETAKRGHKYELEDEARKHRHELDELRRELKDESQRAEKSHREALDALERHFKAELDEERGHKAREIQDLRARLGNEQQDLHLTLQKKDREAAEMRAVMETLKGDLDREQTLKKGLEASISELGASNVTLEAKINSLKSHVEFLESDSKAQSDSFANMEARLQEALKVAETAKEKLIKEETERRVLFNKYQELKGNIRVMCRVRPVLNASEGEPAKVAYPDEKTSAEIALQTQEVNSFGDVSTKNINFEFDRVFDPSAQNQDVFDEISQLVQSALDGYNVCIFCYGQTGSGKTHTMSSPDGMIPRATHMIYETVTKLREKQWTYKMEGSFIEVYNEELNDLLTPNGRESDGGRGRKLEIRHDDVRKQTSVLNCKTVSLDSANTVEVMLAEAQNNRSVAATKANERSSRSHSVFILKLSGYNSATGERCEGTLNLVDLAGSERLKHSQAEGARMKETQNINKSLSCLGDVIEALGKKSGHIPYRNSKLTHLLQYSLGGNSKTLMFVMVSPLEAHLKETVTSLRFATKVHNTHIGTAKATKKA, encoded by the exons ATGGACACCGCGGAGAATACG CAACACCACTTTCGCTCCTCCGTCATCCGTCCCCAAAGCAACCTCCCGCGACCCGGCACCATCTCgtccggcctcggcctctccGAAATGAGCGAATCCCAGAAcaacgcgcgcgcgcaccCGTCCTTGAtaccgccgcccgcctccaaGGTCGGCTCGCTCAACAGCGCCATGAAGCGCGATGTCCCCAAGCCAGGTTGGTTCTTTCTTCCTGAGCGCCGATGGGAATGGTGGCGCCTGCTGACTGTGCCTCCCCCAGCTGAGCTGCCAGCCCTGAAGCATCAGAAGTCCCTCGCCGAGAGGGCAGGCGAATACCCGACGAG GTCCCTTTACAACCCCTTCCCACTTCGCACCTCATCCCCCGAACGCCACGTCGAGTCCACGGAGATGATGGCCTCCGTTTCCAACACGCCATTCGCCATTGATctccgcgtcgacgccctACGGATTGTCCTTTGGATCGCGGTGCATGTCCTTCGCTCTGCATGGCATACTCTGCGGGCGGTGTTCCGCAGCGTTCCGCGACCATCTATGCTGCAAAAGCTGctcgtcgccttctcgcTGCATTGGAACCGCGACGATTCCGAAGAGAGTCATAGTCGAATGTCCACTCTGAACCGACCTCGCTCCCGACCTCGGAGCCCGTCATCAGCATCCGGCCCGACATATCTGCGCAGCGTCTCCGGCAGGCTGCAGTTGTGGTTGGGGTTGCGGAGCGACCATGACCACTCGAGCGGTGGTGTTCAACTCCTCCTGGACACCGTTATGCATCAGAACGAATCCTACTGGACCATCAATtgcgatgatgacgacgacaagacggCTGAGACGGGCGACAGGGATGACCTGCGTTGT CTCAAGGACCCAAACAACATTAGACCTCGAAACGCACCACCAACCTCCCGATATAACGCCCCCAGCGGCTTTTCTGCCAGTGTCGGCCCTAGAGGCCATGAGCGCTCAAAGTCCTCCCTTGCTCATGCAAGATCAGTCAACGGACAGCCTCGGACTCGGAACGCGAACCCGCAAGCGAGACCACGCACGGCATACGGTCATCGATCAGAGGAAGAATTCGACGGACCAATAGAACAAAAGCATGGTACGAACTTGCATTCTCAGCGACTGAACTTTCTGCGACCCCTTGAATTTCAGCCTAGCAAGATCAGACTTGTCAAGTCAACATCGCAAATGAATTCGCAAAGAGAAGTTTCTCTCAGCAGCCGGTTCGGTGCACTATCCATCAAGGACGACACCAGTACAGCCTTGGCGCAAGATGAAGATCAAGCGGTTTTCAGCCAGTTGGATAGCTTCAGCTCCGTGTCGACCGGGACGAGCACCGCCCACGTCGGTAATGTCACTGTGCGCGCATCACGCAGGCCTCTCTCGAATCCGCCAGATCTgtcgccgaagaagagaCAGGCCAGTCACATGACCGATCCTGTCACGCCTTCACCAGATTTCAAGCGAGCGAGAGCCGTGATGGAAAGACTCGAGGAAACAATCATGACGATCAGGGATTCTAGATCGCCGGCCAGATCCCCTTCTCCTA GCTGGGATGTCGAGGGCAGGGTGGCCGAGCTTGACTCGCAGTTCAAGCAGGTCAAGGAGTCGATGAACGTCATGTTGTCCGACAAGGAACTAATGGACGAGAGGGTGGAGATGTACAAGAAGAGAA TATCGGAACTGGAAGCGGAACGCGACAAACTTGAAGACCGCAACGGAAACCTGCAAAATGAGATTAGCAGCTTGCGTGAACAGATGCAGACGTTGACGATCGAGTCGGAAACGGCGAAACGCGGCCACAAGTACGAGCTCGAAGACGAAGCGCGGAAGCATCGCCACGAGCTTGACGAATTGCGACGCGAGCTCAAGGACGAGTCGCAGCGGGCAGAGAAGAGCCACCGAGAGGCATTGGATGCCCTTGAGCGCCACTTCAAGGCTgaactcgacgaggagcgcgGACACAAGGCGAGGGAGATCCAGGACCTCCGCGCCAGGCTCGGAAACGAACAGCAAGACCTCCACCTCACGCTCCAGAAGAAGGACAGGGAAGCTGCCGAAATGAGGGCCGTGATGGAAACGCTAAAGGGCGACCTGGACCGCGAGCAAACACTCAAGAAGGGCCTCGAAGCGAGCATCTCGGAGCTCGGCGCCTCCAATGTCACGCTAGAAGCCAAAATCAACTCTCTCAAGTCACATGTCGAGTTCCTCGAGTCAGACAGCAAAGCCCAATCCGACTCGTTCGCCAACATGGAAGCTAGACTGCAGGAAGCGCTCAAGGTGGCGGAGACGGCCAAGGAAAAGCTCATCAAGGAAGAGACGGAACGGCGCGTCCTCTTCAACAAGTACCAGGAGCTCAAGGGCAACATCCGCGTCATGTGCAGAGTGCGTCCCGTTCTCAACGCATCGGAAGGCGAGCCGGCCAAGGTGGCGTATCCCGACGAGAAGACGTCGGCCGAGATCGCGCTGCAGACGCAGGAGGTGAACAGCTTTGGCGATGTGTCGACCAAGAACATCAACTTCGAGTTTGACAGGGTGTTTGACCCGTCGGCACAGAACCAAGACGTGTTTGACGAAATTTCGCAGCTCGTGCAGAGCGCGCTCGACGGATACAACGTTTGCATCTTTTGCTACGGCCAGACGGGATCCGGTAAGACGCACACAATGTCTTCACCAGACGGCATGATCCCTCGCGCAACGCACATGATCTACGAGACGGTCACGAAGCTCAGGGAGAAGCAATGGACGTACAAGATGGAGGGATCCTTCATCGAAGTGTACAACGAGGAGCTCAACGACCTCTTGACGCCCAACGGGCGCGAGTCGGACGGCGGCAGGGGACGCAAGCTCGAGATCCGACATGACGACGTGCGCAAGCAGACGTCGGTCCTCAACTGCAAGACGGTCTCGCTTGACTCTGCCAACACAGTGGAGGTGATGCTCGCCGAGGCGCAGAACAACCGGTCGGTGGCGGCCACTAAGGCCAACGAGCGGTCGTCGCGATCGCACAGCGTCTTCATCCTGAAGCTCTCGGGCTACAACTCGGCGACGGGCGAGCGGTGTGAAGGCACGCTGAACCTGGTGGATCTGGCCGGGTCGGAGCGTCTCAAGCACTcgcaggccgagggcgccagGATGAAGGAGACGCAGAACATCAACAAGTCCCTATCATGCCTCGGCGACGTGATTGAGGCGCTCGGCAAGAAGAGCGGGCACATCCCGTACCGCAACTCGAAGCTGACACACCTGCTCCAGTACTCCCTCGGGGGTAACAGCAAGACGCTCATGTTTGTAATGGTCAGCCCGTTGGAAGCTCACCTCAAGGAGACGGTGACGAGTTTGCGTTTTGCTACCAAG GTTCATAATACCCATATTGGAACGGCCAAGGCTACGAAAAAGGCGTAG
- a CDS encoding Kinesin-like protein encodes MMKSKRGLGDSIWASRGKAQHAGGSSSVSAYRPRTYQPPSSSVITPAAPQPPSTTKNSGDFRPATNASMKTPANSSVTNSSGTAIAPREGPSAQQEFKRYIQIVRRLKWKLPYLSHGYHHAIARPGDPLYVGETDAEEAELMFKLDFYEYYMLLERALVHLMGVFGITVSRDGWVTAPWQANGATHTTQATHTYHQNVLAALEREDNPLHEALGSGEVLFQLSRAKELRNRWKYAEEGARARAAGRESGNERAGTAPLESYDLDRIFRHIFAGFDAGYAVAERRVAEEAATIAAAGNSGAAPAGGEQIVEDEYDFMVEAMDWEAV; translated from the coding sequence ATGATGAAGTCGAAAAGAGGCCTGGGCGACTCCATCTGGGCGTCGAGGGGTAAGGCCCAACACGCCGGTGGATCGTCGTCCGTCTCTGCTTACCGACCGCGAACGTACCaaccgccgtcgtcttcggtAATCACCCCCGCGGCACCGCAGCCTCCCTCGACGACCAAGAACAGCGGCGACTTTCGCCCGGCCACGAATGCGAGCATGAAAACACCCGCCAACAGCAGCGTCACGAACAGCAGCGGTACCGCCATCGCTCCCCGGGAAGGGCCATCGGCGCAGCAGGAGTTCAAGCGATATATACAGATCGTGCGGCGGCTCAAGTGGAAGCTCCCCTACCTCAGCCACGGGTATCACCACGCCATAGCACGGCCGGGTGACCCGCTGTACGTCGGCGAGACGGACGCTGAGGAGGCGGAGCTCATGTTCAAGCTCGACTTTTACGAGTACTACATGCTGCTGGAGCGGGCGCTGGTGCACCTGATGGGGGTATTTGGGATCACGGTCTCGCGGGACGGATGGGTGACGGCGCCGTGGCAGGCGAACGGGGCGACGCATACGACACAGGCGACCCACACTTACCACCAGAACGTTCTCGCGGCGCTCGAGAGGGAGGACAACCCGCTCCACGAGGCGCTGGGATCGGGGGAGGTGCTGTTCCAGCTGTCGAGGGCCAAGGAGCTGAGGAATCGGTGGAAGTACGCCGAGGAGGGTGcccgggcgagggcggccggaAGGGAGTCGGGGAACGAAAGAGCGGGAACGGCGCCGTTGGAAAGCTACGACCTCGACAGGATTTTTAGGCACATCTTTGCCGGGTTTGATGCCGGGTATGCGGTCGCCGAGAGGagggtcgccgaggaggctgcCACTATCGCCGCCGCAGGGAACTCAGGGGCGGCACCGGCTGGCGGTGAGCAGATTGTGGAGGACGAGTACGATTTTATGGTGGAGGCTATGGACTGGGAGGCTGTTTAG
- a CDS encoding cytochrome P450 6A1: MSLAAAVSAALRPQSWPTSVWVLLLTGLAYAVGSLAWRPSFPRNAPRLLKGYPVLGTPRFFSERGNFLSEGRRFAASGNWSFYFGKMRIVGLSGDEGRRLFFESRDLDFTKGLNFFNRRYGALFNATPRIDVSKDRSSGDDFGAKFNWNLVKLLRRDVLSSRLPLLINDTRKSMDAIAARVDPASGFGTSDPFDDMYQLVFQLTMRMVGCDEIAEDPALMVRVLRIYESIDAASTATKIMFPWMPTVGHLRRVYSGAKMYMLLEGFIKQRKERGVGNDDALQFLIDNGDSTAEMVAFMVGALFAGLINSGINAAYLLCFLAADERWYAAMRDEVDGAIARRRRSEAQTPEEILAGMSMDEWEAEFPLIDVGLKETIRLTITGCGFRYNASGRDVAIGASGEVVPADAYAVYHFDTTHMSPDFFPDPLRWDPGRYLPGREEDKKDPHAFIGWGTGRHPCLGTRFAKLEMAITTALFIARFDFRLVDAEGKKMKKVPENSVDRNAHSASKPREKMFLRFKPRT, encoded by the exons ATGTCCCTCGCCGCAGCAgtctcggcggcgctgcGCCCGCAGAGCTGGCCGACCAGCGTCTGGGTCCTCCTGCTGACGGGCCTGGCCTACGCCGTCGGCTCCCTCGCCTGGCGGCCCTCGTTCCCGCGCAACGCGCCGCGCCTGCTCAAGGGGTACCCCGTGCTCGGCACGCCGCGCTTCTTTTCGGAACGGGGCAACTTCCTGAGCGAGGGCCGCCGGTTCGCCGCGTCGGGCAACTGGAGCTTCTACTTTGGCAAGATGCGCATCGTCGGGTTGTCCGGGGACGAGGGGCGGCGTCTGTTTTTCGAGAGCCGGGATCTGGATTTCACAAAAGG ACTGAACTTCTTCAACCGCAGATACGGCGCGCTCTTCAACGCCACCCCGCGAATCGACGTTTCCAAGGACCGATCCTCTGGAGACGATTTCGGCGCAAAGTTCAACTGGAACCTCGTGAAGCTCCTTCGCCGGGACGTCCTGTCGAGCCGCCTCCCGCTCCTTATCAACGACACGCGCAAGTCAatggacgccatcgccgcgcGCGTCGACCCGGCCTCCGGGTTCGGCACGAGCGACCCCTTTGATGACATGTACCAGCTCGTGTTCCAGCTGACGATGCGCATGGTCGGCTGCgacgagatcgccgaggACCCGGCGCTGATGGTCCGCGTGCTGCGCATCTACGAGTCCATCGAcgccgcgtcgacggcgaccaaGATCATGTTCCCGTGGATGCCGACGGTGGGCCACCTGCGCCGCGTCTACAGCGGCGCCAAGATGTACATGCTGCTCGAAGGGTTCATCAAGCAGCGCAAGgagcgcggcgtcggcaacgacgacgcgctgcaGTTCCTCATCGACAACGGCGACAGCACGGCCGAGATGGTGGCCTTCATGGTCGGCGCGCTGTTCGCCGGGCTGATCAACAGCGGCATCAACGCGGCGTACCTGCTGTGCTTCCTCGCGGCGGACGAGCGGTGGTACGCGGCGATGcgggacgaggtcgacggggCGAtcgcgcggcggcggcggtcggAGGCGCAGACGCCCGAGGAGATCCTGGCAGGCATGAGCATGGACGAGTGGGAGGCCGAGTTCCCGCTCATCGACGTCGGGCTGAAGGAGACGATCCGGCTCACCATCACCGGGTGCGGGTTCCGCTACAACGCGAGCGGCCGGGACGTGGCGATCGGGGCCAGCGGCGAGGTCGTGCCGGCCGACGCTTATGCGGTGTACCACTTCGACACGACGCACATGAGCCCGGACTTCTTCCCGGACCCGCTGCGGTGGGATCCCGGGCGGTATCTGCCGGGCCGGGAagaggacaagaaggaccCGCACGCGTTCATCGGCTGGGGGACGGGACGGCATCCGTGCCTGGGTACGAGG TTTGCGAAACTTGAAATGGCCATCACGACGGCCCTGTTCATCGCGCGGTTCGATTTCCGCCTCGTGGACGCCGAAGGGAAGAAAATGAAAAAGGTGCCGGAGAACTCGGTCGACAGGAATGCTCACTCGGCGTCGAAGCCGCGGGAGAAGATGTTTTTGCGGTTCAAGCCGAGGACCTAA
- a CDS encoding thioesterase domain-containing protein has protein sequence MLNHPIPKECEVIQPASPRGQTQTPLFLIHDGGGTTFAYHCLSPLDRAVFGIANPRFHSGVPWDGGLPEMAAAYIQMIRNTVTKSPEYPALAPFSPSPSSTSPLPAAGRDGKTTTTTTTRRRRRILLGGWSLGGLLSLEIARQLGDEDEDLEIVGLVAVDSVYPVWPEGSRVKVGRFIDELEPEAKNLRLARRAMKLAGGMVRAWKMPRCGAAAAAAAPAAAVAAGDEATEKDFYSTKADKETAEVVWERPPRAVLVKAKENMPLSADGISSVDVWRGDRKLGWDGYCPGFVVTVLETEGNHFDMFSWGYIEGITEKIAEACRILERGW, from the coding sequence ATGCTCAATCACCCGATCCCCAAGGAGTGCGAGGTCATCCagcccgcctcgccgcgcggccagacgcagacgccgctcttcctcatccacgacggcggcggcaccaccTTCGCCTACCACTGCCTCTCGCCCCTCGAccgcgccgtcttcggcatcgcGAACCCGCGCTTCCACTCGGGCGTGCCCTGGGACGGCGGCCTGCCCGAGATGGCCGCCGCCTACATCCAGATGATCCGGAACACCGTGACCAAGAGCCCGGAGTATCCCGCGCTGGCGCCTTtttcgccgtcgccgtcatcaacgtcgccgctgccggcggccgggcgCGAcgggaagacgacgacgacgacgacgaccaggagaagacggaggaTCCTGCTGGGCGGGTggagcctcggcggcctgctcTCTTTGGAGATTGCGCGGCAGCtcggggacgaggacgaggatctcgagatcgtcgggctcgtcgccgtcgacagcGTCTACCCCGTCTGGCCCGAGGGCTCGCGGGTCAAGGTCGGGCGGTtcatcgacgagctggagcccgaggccaagaacCTGAGGctggcgcggcgggcgatgAAGTTGGCCGGCGGGATGGTGCGGGCGTGGAAGATGCCACGGTgcggtgccgccgctgccgcggccgcgccggcggcggccgtaGCCGCTGGCGACGAGGCAACGGAGAAGGACTTTTACTCAACcaaggccgacaaggagacggccgaggtcgtGTGGGAGAGGCCGCCGCGCGCCGTGCtggtcaaggccaaggagaatATGCCCTTGTCCGCAGACGGCATCAGCTCGGTGGACGTGTGGCGCGGGGACAGGAAGCTAGGGTGGGATGGGTATTGTCCCGGCTTCGTCGTGACGGTCCTGGAGACGGAGGGGAACCACTTCGACATGTTCTCGTGGGGTTACATTGAAGGAATCACGGAAAAGATTGCCGAGGCGTGTCGGATCCTGGAGAGGGGTTGGTGA
- a CDS encoding Siderophore iron transporter mirB, whose amino-acid sequence MSSSPFVQQAAAESQPQSQSQSLDEKNLAKVTADASGTDSEIEKEEAQNGVKKIQAITTAWTWRALILTYILIWITSYTHSMQQQMNSNLAPYVTSSFRRHGLTATTGIVSGLAGGVSQLPLAKILNIFGRMEGYMLAHLLCCFGLILMAVCSNVETYAAAQVFWAVGSGGIGYIHTVLISDTTSIRNRMIIYTLNSTAYIANAFAGPIVAQLFERNSTWRWAFGSFAIIFPVFGCLITVMLWWNLRKAMRLGQGPELKESGRTFQESFMFYCREFDIVGMFLIMFGFSLFLLPFSLVSYTAKKWAAGHIIAMIILGIFCLVLFGFWERKYASTPLVPWINLKDRTILGSAAVAGIISLSFSSWDSYFSSYLQVVHRQSLAQAGFIGNIYTIASCTWGPIVGVLIRQTNHFKWIACAAIPVACLSTGLLIHFRTPDTYIGYVIMCQILKAVSAGTIIICEQLAVMSVVKHNEVTVMLALVGLATSVGRSVGRAISGAIWTNEFLDFLVKYLPEDTKGEASTIYGDIKVQLSYPWGSPARDGIVHAYGDVQRHMVICGAAFMPLALGCVFLWKNINVAKVHQTKGQVF is encoded by the exons ATGAGCTCCTCCCCCTTTGTCCAgcaggccgcggccgagagCCAGccccagagccagagccagagcctTGACGAGAAGAACCTCGCCAAGGTCACGGCCGACGCCTCCGGGACCGATTCCGAGATCGAGAAAGAGGAGGCCCAGAATGGTGTCAAGAAGATCCAGGCCATCACGACGGCCTGGACGTGGAGGGCGCTCATCCTCACTTACATCCT AATCTGGATCACGTCTTACACGCACTccatgcagcagcagatgaACAGCAACCTCGCTCCCTACGTCACCTCGTCCTTCCGCCGCCACGGCCTCACCGCCACGACTGGAATCGTctccggcctcgccggcggcgtctccCAGCTGCCCCTGGCCAAGATCCTCAACATCTTCGGCCGCATGGAGGGCTACATGCTGGCCCATCTCCTCTGCTGCTTCGGTCTCATCCTGATGGCCGTCTGCAGCAACGTCGAGACGTACGCCGCCGCACAG GTCTTCTGGGCGGTCGGAAGCGGTGGCATCGGCTACATCCACACCGTCCTCATCTCCGACACGACCTCGATCAGGAACCGCATGATCATCTACACGCTCAACTCGACGGCGTACATCGCCAACGCCTTCGCCGGCCCCATCGTCGCGCAGCTCTTCGAGAGAAACAGCACGTGGCGCTGGGCCTTTGGCTCCTTCGCCATCATCTTCCCCGTCTTCGGGTGCCTCATCACCGTCATGCTGTGGTGGAACCTGCGCAAGGCCATGAGGCTCGGCCAGGGCCCCGAGCTGAAGGAGAGCGGCCGCACTTTCCAGGAGTCCTTCATGTTTTACTGCAGGGAGTTTGACA TCGTCGGCATGTTCCTCATCATGTTCGGgttctccctcttcctgtTGCCGTTCAGCTTGGTCTCATACACGGCCAAGAAGTGGGCTGCCGGTCACATCATCGCCATGATCATCCTCGGCATCTTCTGtctcgtcctcttcggctTCTGGGAGAGGAAGTacgcctcgacgccgctcGTGCCGTGGATTAACCTCAAGGACCGAACCATTCTGGGCTCTGCTGCCGTTGCTGGCATTATCAGTCTGAGTTTCAG CTCGTGGGATTCTTACTTCTCGTCGTATCTGCAGGTTGTCCACCGCCAGAGCCTGGCCCAGGCCGGTTTCATTGGCAACATCTACACTATTGCATCCTGTACCTGGGGCCCGATTGTCGGAGT CCTCATCCGTCAGACCAACCACTTCAAGTGGATCGCGTGCGCCGCGATCCCGGTGGCCTGCTTGTCGACCGGCCTCCTCATCCACTTCCGCACGCCCGACACCTACATCGGCTACGTCATTATGTGCCAGATCCTGAAGGCCGTCTCCGCcggcaccatcatcatctgcGAGCAGCTGGCCGTCATGTCTGTCGTGAAGCACAACGAGGTCACCGTCATGTTGGCCTTGGTCGGACTCGCCACCTCGGTCGGCCGCTCCGTCGGCCGCGCCATCTCTGGCGCCATCTGGACCAACGAGttcctcgacttcctcgtcAAGTACCTCCCCGAGGACACCAAGGGAGAGGCGTCGACCATCTACGGAGACATCAAAGTGCAGCTCTCGTACCCCTGGGGCTCACCAGCGCGTGACGGCATTGTTCACGCCTACGGGGATGTGCAGCGTCACATGGTCATCTGTGGAGCCGCCTTCATGCCGCTGGCTTTGGGTTGCGTGTTCTTGTGGAAGAACATTAACGTTGCAAAGGTGCACCAGACCAAGGGCCAGGTGTTTTAG